From the Yoonia rosea genome, the window GCTGTCTGGCCCTTCACGACAGGCTCGGTCTCAACGACTTTGCAGACAACTTTCTGTGGCAGGCTGACGTTCAGCGCCTCTTCGCCATAGTATTCGATCTTGACCATCATACCGTCCTGCAAGAACGGGCGGCGGTCGCCCAGGATATCGGATGGTAATGCAATTTGTTCATAGGTGTCGCTGTCCATAAATGTCAGCATATCGCCTTCTTCAAACAGGAACTGCTGGTCCTTCTGGTCCAAGCGTACACGTTCGACCTTGTCGGCGGACCGGAAACGTTCGTTCAGCTTGCGCCCGTCGCGCAGGTTCTTCAGTTCTACCTGTGCAAAGGCACCGCCCTTGCCGGGCTTGACGTGATCTACTTTTACAGCGCCCCAGAGACCGCCCTCGTGTTCAAGGACATTGCCGGGACGAATTTCATTACCGTTGATTTTAGGCATGGGTCTAGGGCTCTTTAGATTGTTAACAAAGGTTGAAAGGTGTCAGCCACAGCCTATATCCAGCCTGTGGGGACCTGGCAAGTTGATCCAAACGTGTTCTCTTTTTGGGGCGCAAGCCATGCACTTATTGCATACCTGCCATTCCAAAAGAGAACCCCCGAATCGGATCAAAACGGGCATAAGGGCCCCTACGCGGGAACTACAAGAGCAAAAAAAGGAAATATGATGAGAGATTTCGTCGACGGTACAGCCTTTAATAACGAACAAGGTAACCGTGCCCGCAAACTCTTTGCTGCCGTGGTACTGGCAGCTCTCGACGATGCTATTGCAGATGACAAGAAATATGGAAATGGTCCAGAGCAGATTGCACGCTGGGCGCGGTCACGTGATGGCCGTGAAGTATTGTCATGTGCGGGGATCGACCCGAACGAGCGGGTTGTAAGCGGTTTGATGGAATTCGTGGGTAAAGGTGTGCGGACATCCGTGGCACTGTCACGCGAAGAAAGCGAACGCCGCAATGCAGCCGAGCAAGAGGCACGTGCTGCCTAGGTTTAGAGCAGCAGTTTTGCGTTAAAGACGCGGCCCAATGGGCCGCGTTTTTTGTTTCACGGCCCTGCAAACATGATCGCGAAGAGAACAAAGGGGGCGAATTCACTCAGCCCCAGCAACGCAATCAACCCGCGCATCCAAGGGCCCCGATAGCGTCGCCAAAGAATACCGCAACACAACAGCGACAAGGCCACCTCGACCGCACCGGCGATATTGCCGTAGTGCTGTGGATCCCAATAGCTGACGGGACTCTGAAAGACCCAATTGCTCACGGGCCAGAAATGCGCGCGCGCGTCATCGTTGTGCAGCAAAAAATCAAACCCGAGATGCAGCAGCGCAGCGCCACAGAGCGCGATCAACACCGGTGCGCGGTAGAGCCCCGCAAGCGCGAGTGCGATCCCCCAGATGATAAAGGAATTGTCGATCCGAAAGATGCTTTGCCACGCGGCCGAATAGTAAAGCTGGCCAAAAACGATATCGGGCGACGTACCCAAAAGCAGCAGGTGCCAACCCGCCAGCACGTAAAGCGACAGGTCAGGGATCAAGGCGCCAGCAAAAGCCGCCCCTGTGATTGCAGGCCGCCCTGCCTTGCCAAAGGCGGTTAGTCCGAAAATCAGATGCGCTGGTGTGTTCATGCTCTTTCCCCGCGCCCCTTGCGCCCCTATGAAGTTAGCTAAAGGAGCACCGATGACCAGAGCGATCATGATCCAGGGGGCTGGCTCGAACGTGGGCAAATCCATGCTTGTGGCGGGCATTGCGCGGGCCTGTGTCAAACGCGGCATATCTGTCGCCCCATTCAAACCGCAGAATATGTCCAACAACGCAGCCGTCACCGCAGATGGCGGCGAGATCGGGCGCGCGCAGGCGTTGCAGGCCTTGGCCTGCGGGCTGGAACCGATGGTTGATATGAACCCGGTGCTTTTGAAACCCGAAACCGATATCGGCGCGCAGGTGATCGTGCAAGGCAAGCGCTTTGCCACGATGAAAGCACGCGACTATGGCAAGCAAAAAGCGAAACTGCTACCGCCTGTGTTGGAGAGTTTCCAACGGATTGGCTTGGGCCGTGATCTGGTCATTGTCGAGGGCGCGGGCAGCCCCGCCGAAGTGAACCTGCGCGCGGGCGATATCGCCAACATGGGCTTTGCCTGTGCTGCCAATGTGCCTGTCGTGCTGGTAGGCGACATTGATCGAGGCGGCGTGATTGCACAACTCGTCGGCACCCATGCGATCCTGCCACCAGAGGACCTCGCCCTCATCAAAGGTTTTGCCATCAACAAATTCCGCGGTGATCCGACGCTCTTTGCCGCAGGCATGGATATCATCGCCGAACGCACGGACTGGGCCCGGCTGGGGATCGTACCTTGGTTCGCAGATGCGTGGAAACTGCCTGCCGAAGACGTGATGGACATTGCCAGCCGCAAGGGCGGTGCGATCAAAATTGCCGTACCCCGCCTGAACCGTATCGCGAATTTTGATGACCTTGACCCGCTGACCGCGACGCCTGATGTGACCGTCGAGATCATCGAGGCAGGCCGCCCGCTTCCCGGTGATGCAGATCTTGTCATCATTCCTGGGTCCAAATCCACGATTGCCGATCTCGCGCATTTCCGCGCGCAAGGGTGGGACATTGACCTGCGGGCGCATGTGCGGCGCGGCGGCCATGTCTTGGGCATCTGTGGCGGCTATCAGATGCTGGGCAAAGAGATCATCGACGACGACGGGATCGAAGGTGCGCCTGCGCGGGTCAAAGGACTGGGCCTTTTAGATGTCCGCACAGTCATGGCCCCGCAAAAGCGGCTGGCACTGTCAAACGCGTCCTATCTGCCCAGTGGGGACAAGGTGAGCGGCTATGAGATCCACATCGGCCAGACGGACGGCCCTGACTGCGCACGCGCATGGCTGTCACTGGATGGGCGCGGTGAAGGGGCGGCATCCCCTGACGGGCGGGTGATGGGCTGCTATCTGCACGGGTTGTTCGCGGCTGATGCATTCCGCGCGGCATTCCTGGCCGATATCGGGAAACCCGTCACGCATCATGATTATGCGCAAAGCGTGACCGACACGCTTGATGCGCTGGCCGACCATCTTGAAACCCACATGGATATCAACGCGCTACTCGACTTGGCGCATTAGCCTTGGTCCATTTCACGGCTGGTCAGTACGCGGTTAATCTCGCGACGGACCAGCTTGCGCACATTGCGGGTGATCCGTTCACCAAGCTCTCCGCCCAGTTCCTCATGGACAATTTCGGCCACAAGGCGACGCAGCGCCTTATCATCAAGGCCGGACAACACAGAGGCAACCACCGCATCTTTTGTCGCTTCAACTGCGGCTTCCGAAGTCATTGCCGGCTGCGAAGACTGTGGCGCAACCGCATCAGTTTGCCGTTCTGAATGTACAAAAGGCGGCTCTGGATCGGTCACTTGCAACGAATCATTCTGAGGCTTCTGGAAGGCGCTGGCCGCCCATGCCGCCTTGGCAAAGCATTCGCCCTCGTCGGCCTCCCAGTCATCGAACTGGGCCGTGACTGCGGCCTCCAGTTCTGCAATCGTGGCTTCCAGACCCGCCTTGTCATAGGTCTTGACCGGCGGCAGGTTCCTGACCCCCACGTGCGATGTTGCACCATTCCGGGCCGCATTTGTTGGGCTTTCCGGCAGATTGCCACCATCAACCCGCAGGTCTGGCGTTAGGATAAGACGGTCCAACAGGATGCGTGAGCGCGACCGTTGCGGCTCTTTATGCGAGACGAAATCACGCACTGACGATACGAGGTCATCAATGTCTTCATCATGCGCCATTCTTGACATCCAGCTCATCCCAAACTTGCCCCGATTTCAGGATTTTAGCGAAGGCAGATGCCCCTAACAACTCTGTGATTATTCTTTTCCAATCGCCTGCAAAACACGGTCCAGAGCGGCACCCTGTGAAGACAGGGCCGATGGCGCATCTTTGACCAGGTTATAATAGGCCGAAGGATCATATTGCTGCACCGGCAGGTTCAGATGATCAGCTGTCAAAAGCCCCATTGCGGACAAAAGCGCATAAGAGGCAATCACTTCGTTTGACTGGGCCGCGATCCGGTTCGCCCGCGCATCAAGCAGTTCCTGCTCCGCGTTCAACACATCCAATGTGGTCCGCGATCCAAGGGTCGCTTCCTCGCGTACACCCTCAAACGCGACGCTGGCCGCGCGGATCTGCTGTTCAGATGCCTGACGTGATGCCTGCGCGACCTGCAGCGAAGCAAAAGCATTGCCCACCTCTTGTTCGACAGCCATGACACGCAGGTGCAGACCGGAACGTGCAGCATCACGGTTGGCCTGCACTTGGCGGAACTGGCTCAGAATCTGGCCGCCGCGATAGATCGGGCCACCAATGCTCAGGCCCACTTGGGCCGAGGTGTTCGATTCCTCGTCAGAGCCGACTGAACCACTCAAAGAAACCGAAGGCCGCGTGGCAGCTTCGGCGCGACGGATGTTAATCTCTGCCGCAGCAACGGAATGCTGTGCTTCAAGCACGCTGGGGTGGTTGCGCACGGCAAAGGCCTTGGCATCGTCAAGCGTACGCGACACCGGCGCCGGGCTGACCGACCGCACACCGGCGGGCGTCCGTCCGATCGCCGCCTGATATTCTTCGGCGGCACGCGCCAGATCACCCTGCGCTGCTGCCAACAGGCTGCGTGCGGCGGCAAGACGTGCCTCGGCAAGGGCGACATCTGTCCGTGTCACTTCGCCAACCTCGAACCGGTCCTGCGCGGCGCGGAATTCCTGCGTGATCAGGCGCACGTTATTCTGGCGCAACTGGACAAATTCGCCTGCACTCAGGACATTCATATAGGCCTGCACTGCACGCAGCAGCACATCCTGCTCAACGCCGCGCAGTGACTGCCGTGTTCCGAGCACCACTTCTTTCTGGGCCTCGACCCCAAACCGTCCGACACCAAAGTCGAACAGTGTCACATCACCTGAAATCTGCGCCAGAACTGAGTCGGTTGTCGTCACCACCGGCACTTCAACGCGCCTTCTGGTCGCCGAAACCGACCAGTTGATGACTGGCAAAGTTGCCGCAACAGATTGCGCGACACCTTCGTCCGCAGCACGAAGCAACGCGCGGTTTTGTTCAAGCAGGCCCGAGTTGTTATATGCCGCAGCCAAGGCGTCAGCCAGAGTATCAGCCTTCAATGCGGGTGCGCCGATAAATGTCAGTGCAATTGCGACAACGGCTAGTCCCTTACGTCTCATCATGCGAAACTCCAAAGCTTTCAATTAATTACGTCATGGCCTACGCGACCGATCACTCATCAGAGTGCAAAAGCGCGGTCTTTCTCAAAACCCGTCAACACCGGCGCGCTGGCATTGAACGCAAAGCGCCAGTTCACGTTGCCATCGATCTTATGACCGATGCGCACGACGCCGAGCGTCCCTTCCGCAAAGACAGCGGCAATCCGGCCACCTTCGCGCAGCTGCTCCAACAACGCGGCAGGCACCTGCTCTGCACCACCTTGCAGAATAATGACGTCATAGGGTCCGGATTTGGCGGCACCGTCAGCCAATGCGCCAAACATCACCGCCGCATTGTCAACGCCCTGCCCCGACAGAAGCGACTGCGCCTCTTCGGCGCGCGCCTCGTCATCCTCGATCGCCACGACAAAGTCGCACATATGCGACAGGACAGCCGTCGAATATCCGAGACCACATGCGATATCGAGTATGACGTGGCTTGGCTGGATATCCAGCGCATCAATCATTTTCGCCAAAGTGCGCGGTTCAAGCAGCACACGGCCACCACCAATTTCAAGGTTCTCACCGACATAGGCCGCTTCGCGCTTGCCATCCGGTACAAAGGCTTCGCGCGGAACAGACAGCATTGCATCAATAATTGGGAACTTCGTTAC encodes:
- the efp gene encoding elongation factor P; amino-acid sequence: MPKINGNEIRPGNVLEHEGGLWGAVKVDHVKPGKGGAFAQVELKNLRDGRKLNERFRSADKVERVRLDQKDQQFLFEEGDMLTFMDSDTYEQIALPSDILGDRRPFLQDGMMVKIEYYGEEALNVSLPQKVVCKVVETEPVVKGQTAANSFKPAVLDNGVRVMIPPFVGQDEDIVVNTETFEYAERA
- a CDS encoding DUF6280 family protein, with the translated sequence MRDFVDGTAFNNEQGNRARKLFAAVVLAALDDAIADDKKYGNGPEQIARWARSRDGREVLSCAGIDPNERVVSGLMEFVGKGVRTSVALSREESERRNAAEQEARAA
- a CDS encoding cobalamin biosynthesis protein CobQ, with protein sequence MNTPAHLIFGLTAFGKAGRPAITGAAFAGALIPDLSLYVLAGWHLLLLGTSPDIVFGQLYYSAAWQSIFRIDNSFIIWGIALALAGLYRAPVLIALCGAALLHLGFDFLLHNDDARAHFWPVSNWVFQSPVSYWDPQHYGNIAGAVEVALSLLCCGILWRRYRGPWMRGLIALLGLSEFAPFVLFAIMFAGP
- a CDS encoding cobyric acid synthase, which gives rise to MTRAIMIQGAGSNVGKSMLVAGIARACVKRGISVAPFKPQNMSNNAAVTADGGEIGRAQALQALACGLEPMVDMNPVLLKPETDIGAQVIVQGKRFATMKARDYGKQKAKLLPPVLESFQRIGLGRDLVIVEGAGSPAEVNLRAGDIANMGFACAANVPVVLVGDIDRGGVIAQLVGTHAILPPEDLALIKGFAINKFRGDPTLFAAGMDIIAERTDWARLGIVPWFADAWKLPAEDVMDIASRKGGAIKIAVPRLNRIANFDDLDPLTATPDVTVEIIEAGRPLPGDADLVIIPGSKSTIADLAHFRAQGWDIDLRAHVRRGGHVLGICGGYQMLGKEIIDDDGIEGAPARVKGLGLLDVRTVMAPQKRLALSNASYLPSGDKVSGYEIHIGQTDGPDCARAWLSLDGRGEGAASPDGRVMGCYLHGLFAADAFRAAFLADIGKPVTHHDYAQSVTDTLDALADHLETHMDINALLDLAH
- a CDS encoding TolC family outer membrane protein; translation: MMRRKGLAVVAIALTFIGAPALKADTLADALAAAYNNSGLLEQNRALLRAADEGVAQSVAATLPVINWSVSATRRRVEVPVVTTTDSVLAQISGDVTLFDFGVGRFGVEAQKEVVLGTRQSLRGVEQDVLLRAVQAYMNVLSAGEFVQLRQNNVRLITQEFRAAQDRFEVGEVTRTDVALAEARLAAARSLLAAAQGDLARAAEEYQAAIGRTPAGVRSVSPAPVSRTLDDAKAFAVRNHPSVLEAQHSVAAAEINIRRAEAATRPSVSLSGSVGSDEESNTSAQVGLSIGGPIYRGGQILSQFRQVQANRDAARSGLHLRVMAVEQEVGNAFASLQVAQASRQASEQQIRAASVAFEGVREEATLGSRTTLDVLNAEQELLDARANRIAAQSNEVIASYALLSAMGLLTADHLNLPVQQYDPSAYYNLVKDAPSALSSQGAALDRVLQAIGKE
- a CDS encoding protein-L-isoaspartate O-methyltransferase family protein, which translates into the protein MMVDTQVRPSDVTKFPIIDAMLSVPREAFVPDGKREAAYVGENLEIGGGRVLLEPRTLAKMIDALDIQPSHVILDIACGLGYSTAVLSHMCDFVVAIEDDEARAEEAQSLLSGQGVDNAAVMFGALADGAAKSGPYDVIILQGGAEQVPAALLEQLREGGRIAAVFAEGTLGVVRIGHKIDGNVNWRFAFNASAPVLTGFEKDRAFAL